Proteins from one Natrinema salinisoli genomic window:
- a CDS encoding surface glycoprotein: METNQLIALLFALLMVTSMVAWGATAIF; encoded by the coding sequence ATGGAAACGAATCAGCTCATCGCCCTTCTCTTCGCGCTGCTCATGGTGACTTCGATGGTCGCCTGGGGCGCGACGGCGATCTTCTGA
- a CDS encoding DUF7530 family protein has translation MNIGIAAVQLLLLPVVAGQPVLLVALGGHAVVVLVVATLSILLQGRRWKKSIPVDHR, from the coding sequence ATCAATATCGGCATCGCGGCAGTACAACTCCTGTTGCTTCCGGTAGTCGCTGGACAGCCCGTGTTACTCGTCGCGCTCGGCGGCCACGCTGTCGTAGTTCTCGTCGTTGCGACGCTCTCGATCCTGTTGCAAGGACGGCGATGGAAAAAGTCGATTCCCGTCGACCACCGCTAG
- a CDS encoding class I SAM-dependent methyltransferase: MTEEDADTGDQPAAEESHDLEAAVDDVLEPATADGPLAVIVAKSRAETAIESLRAEGVYDDSRHVLEDGPERVALPITEPPTETAVLEVVKQLDPEPRSPNLEGLLAERGWSEADLESAPGSWAVIGSVILATVPDGCPNESELGEALLELHGEADSVLADEGIANDGAAGTYREPRTRLIAGDGDTETIHTEHGTRYGLDPAKVMFSPGNQAERARMGELDVDGERVFDMFAGIGYFTLPLARAGAQVTATEINPTAFRYLLENAVLNEVDDRVDAYMTDCRDLAGDLEVDRVVMGYYGISDGNGTKDAGNRTDEAHDFLEDALAALVPGGVVHYHEATPESRLWDRPLERLEAAADAAGRELEILEKRRVKSHSAGVAHVVVDARFE, from the coding sequence ATGACTGAGGAAGACGCGGATACCGGCGACCAGCCAGCAGCGGAGGAATCCCACGATCTCGAGGCCGCGGTCGACGACGTCCTCGAGCCGGCGACGGCGGACGGACCCCTCGCGGTGATCGTCGCCAAATCGCGCGCGGAGACGGCGATCGAGTCGCTGCGCGCCGAGGGCGTCTACGACGACTCGAGGCACGTCCTAGAGGACGGCCCCGAACGGGTCGCCCTCCCCATCACGGAGCCGCCGACCGAGACGGCGGTCCTCGAGGTCGTCAAACAGCTCGACCCCGAGCCCCGGAGCCCGAACCTCGAGGGACTGCTGGCCGAACGGGGCTGGAGCGAGGCCGACCTCGAGTCGGCCCCGGGTTCGTGGGCGGTGATCGGATCAGTGATCCTCGCGACGGTGCCCGATGGATGTCCCAACGAGTCCGAACTGGGCGAGGCCCTGCTCGAACTCCACGGCGAGGCCGACAGCGTGCTGGCCGACGAGGGGATCGCGAACGACGGCGCGGCCGGCACCTACCGCGAGCCGCGGACCCGGCTGATCGCCGGAGACGGCGACACGGAGACGATCCATACGGAGCACGGGACCCGGTACGGGCTCGATCCCGCCAAAGTGATGTTCTCGCCCGGGAATCAGGCCGAACGCGCCCGAATGGGAGAGCTGGACGTCGACGGTGAGCGCGTCTTCGACATGTTCGCCGGCATCGGCTACTTCACCCTGCCGCTGGCCCGAGCGGGCGCGCAGGTGACGGCCACGGAGATCAATCCGACCGCATTTCGGTACCTGCTCGAGAACGCCGTACTCAACGAGGTCGACGACCGAGTCGACGCCTACATGACCGACTGCCGCGACCTCGCGGGCGACCTCGAGGTCGATCGGGTGGTCATGGGGTACTACGGGATTTCAGATGGGAACGGCACCAAAGACGCCGGGAACCGAACCGACGAGGCACACGACTTCCTCGAGGACGCTCTCGCCGCGCTGGTTCCCGGCGGCGTCGTCCACTATCACGAGGCGACCCCCGAATCGCGACTGTGGGATCGGCCGCTCGAGCGGCTCGAGGCGGCCGCCGACGCGGCGGGACGCGAACTCGAGATCCTCGAGAAACGGCGAGTGAAGAGCCACAGCGCAGGCGTCGCACACGTCGTCGTCGACGCCCGCTTCGAGTGA
- a CDS encoding DUF7561 family protein — translation MSKDSCDGCGRTVTVSGGIANLWSFGTDAGTVGTAITLELEDGTSHLLCYPCLEAVPDYPTAEDIERLEQVDGETSQLGPL, via the coding sequence ATGTCCAAGGACTCCTGTGACGGCTGCGGTCGAACGGTCACGGTTTCCGGCGGGATCGCCAACCTCTGGTCGTTCGGGACCGACGCCGGCACCGTCGGGACGGCGATAACGCTCGAGCTCGAGGACGGGACGTCGCACCTGTTGTGTTACCCGTGTCTCGAGGCGGTTCCGGACTATCCGACGGCCGAGGACATCGAGCGCCTCGAGCAGGTCGACGGCGAAACCTCGCAATTGGGGCCGCTGTAG
- the htpX gene encoding zinc metalloprotease HtpX, protein MNWQADWGLRFRMFVTMFLLFALYIVFAGVITAYVGGGLLLFGLMFGGFSLVQYYFSDTLTLRSMGAKTVSADEYPQLHASIERLSQQADLPKPKVAVVDSKVPNAFATGRNQKNAAVCVTSGLMNSLEQDELDGVLAHELAHVKNRDMMVMTIASFLSTIAFMMVRWGAFFGGGHGRGRGGGGGGIVVAILVSLVVWIISYLLIRALSRYREYAADRGAAAITGNPSALASALLKISGEMDKVPKDDLREEAEMNAFFIIPIKSGIVGRLFSTHPPTERRVEQLRDLEREMQSF, encoded by the coding sequence ATGAACTGGCAGGCGGACTGGGGATTGCGGTTTCGGATGTTCGTGACGATGTTCCTGCTGTTCGCGCTGTACATCGTCTTCGCCGGAGTGATCACCGCTTACGTCGGCGGTGGGCTGTTGCTCTTTGGACTCATGTTCGGCGGATTCTCGCTCGTCCAGTACTACTTCAGCGACACGCTCACCCTCCGAAGCATGGGCGCGAAGACGGTCTCGGCCGACGAGTATCCGCAACTGCACGCCTCGATCGAACGGCTCTCTCAGCAGGCCGACCTTCCGAAACCGAAGGTGGCGGTCGTCGACTCGAAGGTTCCCAACGCCTTCGCGACCGGACGCAACCAGAAAAACGCGGCCGTCTGTGTGACGTCCGGGCTCATGAACTCGCTCGAGCAGGACGAACTCGACGGCGTCCTCGCACACGAACTCGCGCACGTGAAGAACCGCGACATGATGGTGATGACGATCGCCTCGTTCCTCTCGACCATCGCGTTCATGATGGTCCGCTGGGGCGCGTTCTTCGGCGGCGGTCACGGCCGCGGTCGCGGCGGCGGGGGCGGCGGCATCGTCGTCGCCATCCTCGTCTCGCTGGTCGTCTGGATCATCAGCTACCTGCTCATTCGGGCGCTCTCCCGGTACCGCGAGTACGCCGCCGACCGCGGGGCCGCCGCCATCACCGGTAACCCCTCCGCGCTGGCCTCGGCGCTGCTGAAAATCTCGGGCGAGATGGACAAGGTCCCGAAAGACGACCTGCGCGAGGAGGCCGAGATGAACGCCTTCTTCATCATCCCGATCAAGTCCGGCATCGTCGGGCGGCTCTTCTCGACGCACCCGCCGACCGAGCGCCGCGTCGAACAGCTCCGCGACCTCGAGCGCGAAATGCAGTCCTTCTAA
- a CDS encoding zinc-dependent alcohol dehydrogenase family protein — protein MRAAVLEEHGEPLSIEDVDAPEPAPDGAIVDVEACGVCRSDWHGWQGDWGWLGLETQPGQILGHEPAGHVVAVGEDVEGVAEGDHVAIPFNLGDGTCPQCQRGHSNTCENVMPLGFIEQAQGAFAEQVHVPSAGHNLVKLPDGVSSVDMAGLGCRFMTSFHALAHRADVGAGDWVAIHGCGGVGLSAVHIADALGGNVVAVDLKDEKLEKARDLGAVETVNAEDVDDVPGEVTSITNGGAGVAMDALGIETTSQNSVMSLGTRGQHIQVGLTTQDEQGMVTLPTDAMVMQEIEFIGSLGMPPTRYDEIFRMVSTGKLHPEKVVSETIGLEDVSDKLESMTDFETVGIPVIDNFN, from the coding sequence ATGCGCGCAGCAGTCCTCGAGGAACACGGCGAACCGCTCTCGATCGAAGACGTCGACGCGCCGGAGCCGGCACCCGACGGGGCGATCGTCGACGTCGAAGCCTGTGGCGTCTGTCGGAGCGACTGGCACGGCTGGCAGGGCGACTGGGGATGGCTCGGCCTCGAGACGCAGCCGGGGCAGATTCTGGGCCACGAGCCCGCCGGTCACGTCGTGGCCGTCGGCGAGGACGTCGAGGGCGTCGCGGAGGGCGATCACGTCGCGATCCCGTTCAACCTCGGCGACGGAACCTGCCCGCAGTGTCAGCGAGGCCATTCCAACACCTGCGAGAACGTGATGCCGCTGGGGTTCATCGAGCAAGCGCAGGGCGCGTTCGCCGAACAGGTCCACGTCCCGTCGGCCGGTCACAACCTCGTGAAACTCCCCGACGGCGTCTCGTCCGTCGACATGGCCGGCCTCGGCTGTCGGTTCATGACGTCGTTCCACGCGCTGGCCCACCGCGCCGACGTCGGCGCGGGCGACTGGGTCGCCATCCACGGCTGCGGCGGCGTCGGCCTCTCGGCGGTCCACATCGCCGACGCGCTGGGCGGCAACGTCGTCGCTGTCGATCTCAAAGACGAGAAGCTCGAGAAAGCCCGCGATCTCGGGGCCGTCGAGACGGTCAACGCCGAGGACGTCGACGACGTGCCCGGCGAAGTCACGTCGATCACGAACGGCGGGGCGGGCGTCGCCATGGACGCGCTGGGGATCGAAACGACGAGCCAGAACTCCGTGATGAGCCTCGGTACCCGCGGCCAGCACATCCAGGTCGGACTCACGACGCAGGACGAACAGGGTATGGTCACCCTGCCGACCGACGCGATGGTCATGCAGGAGATCGAGTTCATCGGCTCGCTGGGCATGCCGCCGACCCGCTACGACGAGATCTTCCGCATGGTCTCGACGGGGAAACTCCATCCGGAAAAAGTCGTCTCCGAAACGATCGGCCTCGAAGACGTCAGCGACAAACTCGAGTCGATGACCGACTTCGAGACGGTCGGCATTCCGGTCATCGACAACTTCAACTAA
- a CDS encoding DUF5786 family protein produces MSMGAYDEDEHERREKQASTVDTDFDDERTIYHGEVEYDSGDSAEELLDQFEQIKSN; encoded by the coding sequence ATGTCAATGGGTGCCTATGACGAGGACGAACACGAGCGCCGCGAAAAGCAAGCCTCGACGGTCGACACGGACTTCGACGACGAGCGAACGATCTACCACGGGGAAGTTGAGTACGATTCGGGGGACTCTGCGGAGGAACTGCTAGATCAGTTCGAGCAGATCAAGTCGAACTAG
- a CDS encoding helicase C-terminal domain-containing protein: MNPERIFEEFPAPNYRGTQQQALRDIRDAFAADNDVVLVRAPTGSGKSLLARAVAGCARRADEGDPSDATGAYYTTPQVSQLDDVAADDLLADLNVIRGKSNYTCILPEERETPVNQAPCVRERGYDCSVKHRCPYFSDRAIASNREIAAMTLAYFMQTAGSEVFRKRDVVVVDEAHGLAEWAEMYATIQLGPRTVPFWDDLRVPEVDDVERAVRYAESLAQTCTRRKDDLLAQDALSPGEVRERDRLQELIGELEWFVSDYRDPQSPTTWLVDQSEPSARDAGGDGSDDDGDEPQGGPLTIKPMNPEKYLQHTVWDRGNKFALLSATILNKEAFCRQVGLDPDGVALVDVDHTFPVENRPLYDVTQGKMTYDERDETTPKIARTIVRLMQHHPDEKGLIHAHSYDIQERLADLLTDFGVGDRIRTHDRDGRDAALDAWKASDDPDVFLSVKMEEALDLKGDLCRWQVICKAPFLNTGDSRVAHRLEEGQWAWYYRTTLRTVIQACGRVVRAPDDYGATYLADSSLVDCFDRARTDMPEWFEAQVDRMSRPDLPAFEPRAALGDSAAGSTGRTEAGSGTGSSRRNRASETDASGGSDGRSSSRSSRSGRSSRSSPLADVWDTDE, from the coding sequence GTGAATCCCGAGCGGATCTTCGAGGAGTTCCCCGCGCCGAACTACCGGGGGACCCAACAGCAGGCCCTCCGCGACATTCGCGACGCCTTCGCGGCCGATAACGACGTCGTGCTCGTGCGCGCGCCGACGGGGAGCGGCAAGTCCCTGCTGGCCCGCGCCGTCGCCGGCTGCGCCAGACGGGCGGACGAGGGTGACCCGAGCGACGCCACGGGCGCATACTACACGACCCCGCAGGTCTCCCAGCTCGACGACGTCGCGGCCGACGATCTGCTGGCCGATCTCAACGTCATCCGCGGGAAGTCGAACTACACCTGCATTCTGCCGGAGGAACGCGAGACGCCGGTCAATCAAGCGCCTTGCGTCCGCGAACGGGGCTACGACTGTTCGGTCAAACACCGGTGTCCGTACTTCTCGGACCGGGCCATCGCCTCGAACCGCGAAATCGCGGCGATGACGCTTGCCTACTTCATGCAGACCGCCGGGAGCGAGGTCTTCCGCAAGCGCGACGTCGTCGTCGTCGACGAGGCCCACGGCCTCGCGGAGTGGGCCGAAATGTACGCGACCATTCAACTGGGACCGCGAACCGTCCCCTTCTGGGACGACCTTCGGGTTCCCGAGGTGGACGACGTCGAACGAGCCGTCCGATACGCCGAAAGCCTCGCACAGACCTGCACGCGTCGCAAAGACGACCTGCTCGCACAGGATGCGCTCTCCCCCGGCGAAGTACGCGAACGCGACCGCCTCCAGGAACTCATCGGCGAACTCGAGTGGTTCGTCTCGGACTACCGCGACCCCCAGAGCCCGACGACGTGGCTGGTCGATCAGTCCGAACCGAGCGCTCGCGATGCCGGTGGGGATGGGAGCGACGACGACGGCGACGAGCCGCAGGGCGGCCCGCTGACGATCAAGCCGATGAACCCCGAGAAGTACCTCCAGCACACCGTCTGGGACCGGGGCAACAAGTTCGCGCTCCTGTCGGCGACCATCCTCAACAAGGAAGCCTTCTGCCGGCAGGTCGGGCTCGACCCCGACGGCGTCGCGCTGGTCGACGTCGACCACACGTTCCCCGTCGAGAACCGGCCGCTGTACGACGTCACGCAGGGGAAAATGACCTACGACGAGCGCGACGAGACGACGCCGAAGATCGCCCGCACGATCGTCCGTCTGATGCAACACCACCCCGACGAGAAGGGGCTAATCCACGCCCACTCCTACGACATTCAGGAGCGCCTCGCCGACCTCCTGACCGACTTCGGCGTCGGCGACCGGATCCGAACCCACGACCGCGACGGCCGCGACGCGGCACTCGACGCGTGGAAGGCCAGCGACGACCCCGACGTCTTCCTCTCGGTGAAGATGGAGGAGGCGCTGGACCTCAAGGGTGATCTCTGCCGCTGGCAGGTCATCTGCAAAGCGCCGTTTCTCAACACCGGCGACTCGCGGGTGGCCCACCGACTCGAGGAAGGTCAGTGGGCCTGGTACTACCGAACGACGCTCCGAACCGTCATTCAGGCCTGCGGGCGGGTCGTCCGCGCCCCCGACGACTACGGCGCGACGTATCTGGCGGACTCGAGTCTGGTGGATTGCTTCGATCGCGCTCGAACGGACATGCCCGAGTGGTTCGAGGCGCAGGTCGACCGCATGTCTCGGCCGGATCTGCCGGCGTTCGAGCCGCGGGCCGCACTCGGTGACTCCGCGGCCGGCTCGACCGGACGGACGGAAGCGGGCTCCGGAACGGGGTCGTCGCGCCGGAATCGAGCGAGCGAGACGGACGCCAGCGGCGGGAGCGACGGCCGCTCGTCGTCGCGATCGAGTCGATCCGGTCGATCATCCCGCTCGAGTCCCCTCGCGGACGTCTGGGACACGGACGAGTAA
- a CDS encoding YkgJ family cysteine cluster protein, giving the protein MEVNCEDCAGCCMDWQSLLADGDASTTARDADGGDGRRTDRQRARKPFAGRDDDREASREPLDDDTNFVPLTRDEVRAFLESGMGAALQPRFWHARTESEGVEIDGRTVAAVAGRPVFFVGLRKPPKPVAPFGREEPTWLPTCVFLDPTTLQCRIHDGDLYPDECRAYPEHNLALEQETECERVESAFGGDRLLEADHDDPGGLLLGSQAIGAKLFCHPRPDDLEGVVDRAAAGALTRRDRAELIAVAAASSPGTPAISDHHYERAKTRVLGTNEGNSADGESWVGPAIRDWYQRYRESRKAVPSPTVADAVETDRGAPETPDWDALE; this is encoded by the coding sequence ATGGAGGTGAACTGCGAGGACTGTGCGGGGTGTTGCATGGACTGGCAGTCACTGCTCGCGGACGGTGACGCGTCGACGACCGCTCGAGACGCCGACGGCGGGGACGGTCGCAGGACCGACCGACAGCGGGCTCGCAAGCCGTTCGCCGGCCGCGACGACGACCGGGAGGCGTCCCGAGAGCCGCTCGACGACGACACCAACTTCGTCCCGCTGACCCGCGACGAGGTGCGGGCGTTCCTCGAGTCGGGGATGGGCGCGGCCCTGCAACCGCGGTTCTGGCACGCACGGACGGAGAGCGAGGGCGTCGAAATCGACGGTCGAACCGTCGCTGCGGTCGCGGGTCGGCCGGTCTTCTTCGTCGGCCTCCGGAAGCCGCCGAAACCGGTCGCGCCGTTCGGTCGCGAGGAGCCGACGTGGCTGCCGACCTGCGTCTTTCTCGACCCGACCACGCTGCAGTGTCGAATCCACGACGGCGATCTCTATCCCGACGAGTGTCGCGCGTATCCGGAACACAATCTCGCGCTCGAGCAGGAGACCGAATGCGAACGCGTCGAATCGGCGTTCGGCGGCGACCGCCTGCTCGAGGCGGATCACGACGATCCCGGCGGTCTGTTGCTCGGCTCGCAGGCGATCGGCGCGAAGCTCTTCTGCCATCCGCGACCGGACGACCTCGAGGGCGTGGTCGACCGGGCCGCAGCCGGCGCGCTCACGCGGCGGGATCGAGCCGAGTTGATCGCGGTCGCCGCCGCCTCGAGTCCCGGAACGCCGGCGATCTCCGATCACCACTACGAGCGGGCGAAAACGCGGGTGCTCGGGACGAACGAGGGCAACTCGGCCGACGGCGAGTCGTGGGTCGGGCCGGCCATCCGCGACTGGTATCAGCGCTACCGAGAGTCCAGGAAGGCCGTCCCCTCGCCAACCGTCGCCGACGCCGTCGAGACGGACCGGGGCGCGCCCGAAACGCCGGACTGGGACGCCCTCGAGTGA
- a CDS encoding 60S ribosomal export protein NMD3, protein MSESRAFCPRCGDAVPERSASDANDPLRPGAEVELCDSCYFEDFDFVDAPDRIDVRVCSRCGAVYRGNRWVDVGAEDYTDIAIEEVSEALAVHVDVEDVAWQIDPEQVDQNTIRMHCFFTGVVRGTPVEEQVTVPVKIARQTCTRCGRIAGDYYASIVQIRAEDRTPTTEETERAKEIANQIVEDMEATGDRNAFVTEVGETDDGLNIKVSTNKIGKKISNKMLEEFGGTVNDAETLVTEDEDGNEVYRVTFAVRLPPYTPGDVIDLADDDGGPVLVRSARGNLKGVRVTTGERYEASYEEGNSPDARRLGDLEDAVEATVVTVEDDNAVQILDPETFQAKTVSRPDYFDPEAETVPVLKSRAGLHVLPDESDD, encoded by the coding sequence ATGAGTGAGTCGCGTGCGTTCTGTCCCCGGTGCGGGGATGCGGTACCCGAGCGGTCGGCGAGCGACGCGAACGATCCGCTGCGGCCCGGTGCGGAGGTCGAACTCTGCGATTCGTGTTACTTCGAGGACTTCGACTTCGTGGACGCGCCGGACCGGATCGACGTTCGCGTCTGCTCCCGCTGTGGTGCGGTCTATCGGGGGAATCGATGGGTCGACGTCGGCGCGGAAGATTACACGGACATCGCCATCGAAGAGGTCAGCGAGGCGCTGGCCGTCCACGTCGACGTCGAGGACGTCGCCTGGCAGATCGACCCCGAGCAGGTCGATCAGAACACGATCCGGATGCACTGTTTCTTCACGGGCGTGGTGCGGGGAACGCCGGTCGAAGAGCAGGTGACGGTCCCGGTCAAGATCGCCCGCCAGACCTGTACCCGCTGCGGGCGGATCGCCGGCGACTACTACGCCAGCATCGTGCAAATCCGCGCCGAGGATCGAACCCCCACGACCGAAGAGACCGAACGCGCGAAAGAGATCGCGAACCAGATCGTCGAAGACATGGAGGCCACGGGCGACCGCAACGCCTTCGTCACCGAAGTCGGCGAAACCGACGACGGCCTGAACATCAAGGTCTCGACCAACAAGATCGGCAAGAAGATCTCGAACAAGATGCTCGAGGAGTTCGGCGGCACCGTCAACGACGCCGAAACCCTCGTCACGGAGGACGAAGACGGCAACGAGGTCTACCGGGTCACGTTCGCCGTCCGCCTGCCGCCGTACACCCCCGGCGACGTCATCGACCTCGCCGACGACGACGGCGGTCCCGTCCTCGTCCGCAGCGCCCGCGGCAACCTCAAGGGCGTCCGCGTGACGACCGGCGAGCGCTACGAGGCGAGCTACGAGGAAGGCAATTCGCCGGACGCACGGAGACTCGGCGATCTCGAGGACGCGGTCGAGGCGACGGTCGTCACCGTCGAGGACGACAACGCCGTGCAGATACTCGACCCCGAGACGTTCCAGGCGAAAACCGTCTCCCGGCCGGACTACTTCGATCCAGAGGCCGAGACCGTTCCCGTGTTGAAGAGCCGCGCCGGATTGCACGTCCTCCCAGACGAGAGCGATGACTGA
- a CDS encoding PQQ-binding-like beta-propeller repeat protein: MTEWNQYKGDSHNSGLRRDLEGPARVGEAWTADLAESVGSPVLDRDTVYVGTSRGNCYALERETGRRRWTFETTAATDATPVVTRERLYLGTNDGTLYALDPPTGEAEWQAELPGSLESALALSDGRLYAGHVGGLSALEAETGTVLWTHETESAVVGSPAIADGREGGQRRSALDEHRDDELVDSMEGSMMVDSERGQELEPDRRWEIDQERVFAGTADGTVLALEAESGEEVWTAPVGGGVASGPTIADGRVYVGDDGGTMLALDANAGHSWFTYEIADAFTTSATVLADAETTFIGAGDGYLHVTDTTVGRRKLRGWLFSRKGVELDGPVRSCPVVAGNVLCVGDATGSLYGIDVADPEPLWRFTADEAISGTPALAPERLYVGSADERLYCLEWDAEVPLR, encoded by the coding sequence GTGACCGAGTGGAACCAGTACAAGGGAGATTCGCACAATTCGGGGCTTCGGCGCGACCTCGAGGGGCCGGCACGCGTGGGCGAGGCGTGGACGGCCGACCTCGCCGAATCGGTCGGGTCGCCGGTGCTCGATCGGGACACCGTCTACGTCGGCACGAGTCGCGGCAACTGCTACGCCCTCGAGCGGGAGACGGGTCGCCGTCGGTGGACGTTCGAGACGACGGCGGCGACCGACGCGACGCCGGTCGTCACCCGCGAGCGGCTGTATCTGGGGACGAACGACGGCACGCTCTACGCGCTCGATCCTCCCACCGGCGAAGCGGAGTGGCAGGCCGAGCTACCGGGGTCGCTCGAGTCCGCGCTCGCCCTCTCCGACGGCCGACTCTACGCCGGCCACGTGGGCGGGTTGTCCGCGCTCGAGGCCGAGACGGGAACGGTCCTGTGGACGCACGAGACTGAGTCGGCAGTGGTCGGCTCGCCGGCCATCGCGGACGGCCGGGAGGGCGGACAGCGCCGGTCGGCGCTGGACGAGCACCGGGACGACGAGCTGGTTGATTCGATGGAGGGGTCGATGATGGTCGATTCCGAGCGGGGACAGGAACTGGAACCGGATCGACGGTGGGAGATCGATCAGGAGCGGGTGTTCGCCGGGACCGCGGACGGGACGGTGCTCGCGCTCGAGGCCGAGTCGGGCGAGGAGGTCTGGACTGCGCCGGTCGGCGGTGGCGTCGCGAGCGGGCCGACGATCGCCGACGGTCGCGTTTACGTCGGAGACGATGGGGGGACGATGCTCGCACTCGACGCGAACGCCGGTCACTCGTGGTTCACCTACGAGATCGCCGACGCGTTCACCACGTCCGCGACCGTGCTCGCGGACGCGGAGACGACGTTCATCGGTGCCGGAGACGGCTACCTCCACGTCACCGACACGACCGTCGGCCGCCGCAAACTTCGCGGCTGGCTCTTTTCGCGCAAGGGGGTCGAACTCGACGGGCCGGTTCGGTCCTGTCCCGTCGTCGCCGGAAACGTCCTCTGCGTCGGCGATGCGACCGGCTCTCTCTACGGAATCGACGTCGCCGATCCGGAGCCGCTGTGGCGGTTCACGGCCGACGAGGCCATCAGCGGAACGCCCGCGCTCGCCCCCGAACGGCTGTACGTCGGCAGCGCGGACGAGCGCCTCTACTGTCTCGAGTGGGACGCCGAGGTACCACTGCGCTGA
- the pspAB gene encoding PspA-associated protein PspAB, translated as MGLLDGLRAILGSRAEADAGRDADPDDLFGMSTAYLTMEADLGYDSLDVGALCFSGVDSSDFRDAVDEVEAILEAGQEETGTGFSVTADDHGYHWVILEDDDPEDLITSMHFAADTFIEHGYGSRLLAAVFAYENRDGPAYWIYSFRRGRFYPFVPRSGRERDSSAEFTLESALDGELEIEREKEYWYPLWPSERGTHPWE; from the coding sequence ATGGGACTACTTGACGGACTCCGCGCGATCCTCGGCTCGCGCGCCGAGGCCGACGCTGGCCGCGACGCCGACCCCGACGACCTCTTCGGGATGAGCACGGCCTACCTCACGATGGAGGCCGATCTGGGCTACGACTCGCTGGACGTCGGCGCGCTCTGTTTCTCCGGCGTCGACTCGAGCGACTTCCGGGACGCCGTCGACGAGGTCGAGGCGATCCTCGAGGCCGGACAGGAAGAGACCGGGACCGGCTTTTCGGTCACCGCGGACGATCACGGCTATCACTGGGTGATCTTGGAGGACGACGACCCGGAGGATCTGATCACGAGCATGCACTTCGCCGCGGACACCTTCATCGAGCACGGCTACGGGTCGCGGCTGCTGGCGGCCGTCTTTGCGTACGAAAATCGGGATGGCCCCGCCTACTGGATCTACTCCTTCCGCCGGGGGCGGTTCTATCCGTTCGTTCCGCGGTCCGGTCGGGAGCGCGACTCGAGCGCGGAGTTCACCCTCGAGTCGGCGCTGGACGGGGAACTCGAGATCGAGCGCGAGAAGGAGTACTGGTATCCGCTCTGGCCCAGCGAGCGCGGGACGCATCCCTGGGAATGA
- a CDS encoding DUF5784 family protein — protein MARPLRFRYSPQSWSDGRVKHDILQPLQSNIGAEAVSPWFKIGGDWQTHRFEMQNGDVALFARNDSDAYWMGNTETPSALWKTDKFGWREVPHHVSRWAQRELTATLHEEDPWLADYPHISWFFLPVFMSKDGRHSTRAFFREHAAGFPDAGRRETTRFFEDFLKTGVLDEYRHVMSGKLGTSDHVDRVRMSAAMAEFIAAKILTDAGYDVVPEIEVTTGHSLDFRAESDDTNVLVEVTRPQPPGNRVASGPVAAVRDTAETKTNGQLAEHGGGAVLFVDCSSFRDDSWSAVRGEQPDVRHRPAVVYRVRPNGHVEGYQKGSVPLELSDAIDFLH, from the coding sequence GTGGCACGGCCGCTTCGCTTTCGTTACTCGCCCCAGTCCTGGAGCGACGGGCGAGTCAAACACGATATTCTCCAGCCGCTGCAGTCCAATATCGGCGCAGAGGCAGTCTCGCCGTGGTTCAAGATCGGCGGCGACTGGCAGACACACCGCTTCGAGATGCAAAACGGCGACGTCGCCCTCTTCGCACGTAACGACTCGGACGCCTACTGGATGGGCAACACCGAAACGCCCTCCGCACTGTGGAAAACCGACAAGTTCGGGTGGCGGGAGGTTCCACACCACGTCTCCCGGTGGGCTCAGCGTGAACTGACTGCGACGCTTCACGAGGAAGACCCCTGGCTCGCCGACTATCCCCACATCTCGTGGTTCTTTTTGCCGGTGTTCATGTCCAAGGACGGCCGTCACTCGACCCGTGCGTTCTTCCGGGAGCACGCCGCCGGGTTTCCCGACGCCGGCCGCCGGGAGACGACCCGGTTCTTCGAGGACTTCCTCAAAACGGGCGTCCTCGACGAGTACCGACACGTCATGTCGGGCAAGCTCGGCACCAGCGACCACGTCGATCGCGTCCGGATGAGCGCCGCGATGGCGGAGTTCATCGCCGCGAAGATCCTCACGGACGCGGGCTACGACGTCGTCCCGGAGATCGAGGTCACGACCGGCCACTCGCTGGACTTCCGGGCCGAAAGCGACGATACCAACGTCCTCGTCGAAGTCACCCGACCGCAGCCGCCGGGGAACCGCGTCGCGTCCGGCCCCGTCGCCGCCGTCCGCGACACCGCCGAAACCAAGACCAACGGCCAACTGGCCGAACACGGCGGCGGTGCCGTCCTCTTCGTCGACTGCTCGAGTTTCCGCGACGATTCGTGGTCCGCCGTTCGCGGCGAACAACCCGACGTCCGACACCGCCCCGCCGTCGTCTATCGCGTCCGGCCGAACGGCCACGTCGAAGGCTATCAGAAAGGGTCGGTTCCCCTCGAGTTGAGCGACGCGATCGACTTTCTGCACTGA